CCTTTAGTCCAAAATCATTGAGTCGTCAAATTGGCATATAGTATGCCATTGCCTGAAAAATACGCAAAATGACATAGACTCAAAGGTATTTATTCCATCGTGCCCAAAAAGACTATGGCGCATGATGTTAATCATAAACGTCGGTGTCATCATGCGCTACGCTCTATGACTCCCTGACGTTTTTTTAGCCACGTATCATAAATAGGTACTTCCATGTCGAGTAAGTTAGTACTGGTTCTGAACTGCGGTAGCTCCTCACTGAAATTTGCCATCATCGATGCAGTAAACGGTGAAGAATACCTCTCTGGTTTAGCCGAATGTTTCCATCTCCCAGAAGCACGTATCAAGTGGAAAATGGACGGCGGTAAACAAGAAGCGGCTTTAGGTGCAGGCGCCGCTCACAGTGAAGCGCTGAACTTTATCGTTAACACTATTCTGGCACAAAAACCAGAATTGTCTGCGCAATTGACCGCTATTGGTCACCGTATCGTACACGGCGGCGAGAAGTACACCAGCTCCGTGGTTATTGATGATTCTGTTATCCAGGGCATCAAAGATTCCGCCTCTTTCGCACCGCTGCATAACCCGGCTCACCTGATCGGTATCGCAGAAGCGCTGAAATCTTTCCCGAATCTGAAAGACAAAAACGTGGCCGTATTCGACACCGCGTTCCATCAGACTATGCCGGAAGAGTCTTACCTCTATGCTCTGCCGTACAGCCTGTACAAAGAACACGGTGTTCGTCGTTACGGCGCGCACGGTACCAGCCACTTCTTCGTCACTCAGGAAGCGGCAAAAGTGCTGAACAAACCGGTTGAAGAACTGAACATCATCACTTGCCACCTGGGCAACGGTGGTTCTGTATCTGCTATCCGTAACGGTAAATGTGTTGATACCTCCATGGGTCTGACCCCGCTGGAAGGTCTGGTGATGGGTACGCGTTCCGGTGACATCGACCCGGCGATCATCTTCCACCTGCACGATACCCTGGGCATGAGCGTTGACCAGATCAACAAAATGCTGACCAAAGAGTCCGGCCTGCTGGGTCTGACCGAAGTCACCAGCGACTGCCGTTATGTTGAAGATAACTACGCAACGAAAGAAGACGCTAAACGTGCAATGGACGTTTACTGCCACCGTCTGGCGAAATACATCGGTTCTTACACCGCGCTGATGGATGGTCGTCTGGATGCCGTTGTCTTCACCGGTGGTATCGGTGAAAACGCAGCGATGGTTCGTGAACTGTCTCTGGGCAAACTGGGCGTTCTGGGCTTTGAAGTTGACCACGAACGTAACCTGGCCGCGCGTTTCGGCAAATCTGGTTTCATCAACAAAGAAGGTACCCGTCCTGCGGTGGTTATCCCAACCAACGAAGAACTGGTTATCGCGCAAGACGCGAGCCGTCTGACTGCCTGATTTCACACCGCCAGCTACACCCTAAATAATTCGAGTTGCAGGAAGGCGGCGACGCAGCAAATCCCCAGGAGCGTACATTAGTACGTGACTGGGGTGAGCGAGGAAGCCAACGCACATGCAACTTGAAGTATGACGGGAAGCTGGTGATGCCGTTTTGTAACCCGCCTAAATTGGCGGTAACGAAAGAGGATAAACCGTGTCCCGTATTATTATGCTGATCCCTACCGGAACCAGCGTCGGTCTGACCAGCGTCAGCCTTGGCGTGATCCGCGCAATGGAACGCAAAGGCGTTCGTCTGAGCGTCTTCAAGCCGATCGCTCAACCGCGTGCCGGTGGCGATGCACCAGACCAGACTACCAGCATCGTTCGTGCTAACTCTTCTCTGCCAGCCGCTGAGCCGCTGAAGATGAGCCACGTTGAGTCTCTGCTGTCCAGCAATCAGAAAGATGTGCTGATGGAAGAGATCATCGCTAACTACCACGCGAACACCAAAGACGCTGAAGTTGTACTGGTTGAAGGCCTGGTCCCAACCCGTAAACATCAGTTCGCGCAATCTCTGAACTACGAAATCGCGAAAACGCTGAACGCGGAAATCGTCTTCGTTATGTCTCAGGGTACCGATACCCCGGAACAGCTGAACGAGCGTATTGAACTGACTCGCAGCAGCTTCGGCGGCGCGAAAAACACCAACATCACCGGCGTAATCGTTAACAAACTGAACGCACCGGTTGATGAGCAGGGCCGTACTCGCCCGGATCTGTCCGAAATTTTCGACGACTCTTCCAAAGCGAAAGTGATCAAAGTTGATCCGGCTAAACTGCAAGAATCCAGCCCGCTGCCGGTTCTGGGCGCGGTGCCATGGAGCTTCGAGCTGATCGCTACTCGTGCAATCGATATGGCGCGTCACCTGAACGCCACCATCGTTAACGAAGGCGATATCAATACCCGTCGCGTGAAGTCTGTGACTTTCTGCGCACGCAGCATTCCGCACATGCTGGAGCACTTCCGCGCAGGTTCCTTGCTGGTAACTTCCGCAGATCGTCCTGACGTGCTGGTTGCAGCATGCCTGGCGGCCATGAACGGCGTGGAAATCGGTGCCCTGCTGCTGACTGGCGGCTACGAAATGGACGCGCGCATCACTAAGCTGTGCGAACGTGCATTTGAAACCGGCCTGCCGGTATTCATGGTGAACACCAATACCTGGCAGACCTCTCTGAGCCTGCAGAGCTTCAACCTGGAAGTTCCAGTTGACGATCACGAGCGTATTGAAAAAGTTCAGGAATACGTTGCTAACTACATCAACGCTGACTGGATTGAATCCCTGACCGCGACCTCTGAGCGCAGCCGTCGTCTGTCTCCGCCGGCGTTCCGTTATCAGCTGACCGAGCTGGCACGTAAGGCTGGCAAACGCGTTGTTCTGCCTGAAGGCGACGAGCCGCGTACCGTTAAAGCGGCGGCTATCTGTGCCGAACGTGGTATCGCAACCTGCGTACTGCTGGGTAACCCGGATGAGATCACCCGTGTTGCAGCTTCTCAGGGCGTAGAGCTGGGCGCTGGCGTAGAAATCGTTGATCCAGATGTGGTTCGCGAAAGCTACGTTGCTCGCCTGGTCGAACTGCGTAAAAACAAAGGTATGACCGAAACCGTTGCCCGCGAACAGCTGGAAGACAACGTGGTTCTCGGTACCCTGATGCTCGAACAGGATGACGTTGACGGTCTGGTTTCTGGTGCTGTACACACCACCGCGAACACCATCCGTCCGCCGCTGCAGCTGATCAAAACTGCACCGGGTAGCTCTCTGGTATCTTCCGTGTTCTTCATGCTGCTGCCGGATCAGGTTTACGTTTACGGCGACTGCGCGATCAACCCGGATCCGACTGCAGAGCAGTTGGCAGAAATCGCGATTCAGTCCGCGGATTCCGCAATTGCCTTCGGTATTGAACCACGCGTAGCGATGCTCTCCTACTCCACCGGTACTTCTGGTGCAGGTAGCGACGTAGAGAAAGTTCGTGAAGCGACTCGTCTGGCACAGGAAAAACGTCCTGACCTGATGATTGACGGTCCGCTGCAGTATGACGCCGCCGTTATGGCTGACGTAGCAAAATCCAAAGCGCCGAACTCTCCGGTTGCAGGTCGCGCTACCGTGTTCATCTTCCCGGATCTGAACACCGGTAACACCACCTACAAAGCGGTACAGCGTTCTGCCGACCTGATCTCCATCGGGCCGATGCTGCAGGGTATGCGTAAGCCGGTAAACGACCTGTCTCGTGGCGCGCTGGTAGACGATATCGTCTATACCATCGCTCTGACCGCGATCCAGTCTTCCCAACAGCAGCAGTAATCTGCTGAGTAGTGTGCCGGATGTCTTATCCGGCAACACCTCTGCTTATCAAACCGGAAATAGCTGATATTTCCGGTTTTTTTATCTCTGTTTTTCCCCGCGGCATATTCTGAAACATTTGCCAGGATGCGCTGCATCAATGAATAACTATTCTCCTGTTTGCATACTTACCCTCTTTTGCATTGCAACAGGGATAGTCCTTCATGTCAGCAGTAACAGAAACACAGCCAGCCAAAAAGTGGGCAATGCCCGACACGCTGGTGATTATTTTTTTCGTCGCCATTTTAACCAGTCTGGCGACATGGGTTGTTCCCGTCGGGATGTTCGACAGCCAGGAAGTGCAGTATCAGGTTGATGGACAAACCAAAACCCGTAAGGTGGTTGACCCCCACTCCTTTCGTATTCTGACCAACGACGCAGGTGAAGAACAGTATCACCGGGTGCAGTTTTTCACCACCGGTGATGAACGCCCAGGGCTGATGAATTTCCCGTTCGAAGGATTAACCTCCGGCTCAAAATTCGGCACCGCCGTTGGCATTATTATGTTCATGCTGGTGATCGGTGGCGCATTTGGCATCGTTATGCGTACCGGTACCATTGATAACGGCATCCTGGCGCTGATCCGTCATACGCGAGGTAACGAAGTTCTGTTTATCCCGGTGCTGTTTGTTCTCTTCTCATTGGGCGGAGCGGTGTTTGGCATGGGAGAAGAGGCCGTCGCCTTTGCCATTATCATTGCGCCTTTGATGGTACGCTTAGGTTACGACAGTATCACCACCGTTCTGGTCACCTATATCGCAACTCAGATTGGTTTTGCCAGCTCGTGGATGAACCCGTTTTGTGTGGTGGTCGCGCAGGGGATTGCGGGCGTGCCGGTGCTCTCTGGCTCCGGTCTGCGTATCGTGGTGTGGGTGGTTGCGACCCTGATAGGGCTAACCTTCACGCTGGCCTATGCGGCACGCATCAAAAAGAATCCACTCCTGTCCCGGGTACATGAATCCGACCGCTTCTTTCGCGAACAGCAGGATGAAGTCGTGGAACGGCGCTTCACTCTGGGCGACTGGCTGGTACTGCTGGTGCTGACCGCGGTGATGATTTGGGTTGTCTGGGGCGTTATTGTCAACGCGTGGTTTATTCCTGAGATCGCCAGCCAGTTCTTCACTATGGGCCTGGCGATCGGCATTATCGGCGTGGTCTTTCGGCTCAACGGCATGACGGTCAACATCATGGCCTCCTCATTCACGGAGGGAGCGCGCATGATGATTGCCCCTGCCCTGCTGGTCGGTTTTGCCAAGGGTATATTACTGCTGGTCGGTAATGGAGAGGCGGGTGAAGCCAGCGTGTTAAACACGCTGCTGCACAGCATTGCTAACGGCATCAGCGGGCTGGATAACGCCATCGCCGCATGGTTTATGCTGCTGTTCCAGGCGGTATTTAATTTCTTCGTCACTTCTGGCTCTGGTCAGGCAGCATTGACTATGCCGCTACTCGCACCATTAGGCGATCTGGTTGGCGTAAACCGTCAGGTCACCGTACTGGCCTTCCAGTTTGGCGACGGATTCAGTCATATTATCTATCCAACGTCGGCATCCCTGATGGCAACGCTAGGTGTTTGTCGGGTGGATTTTCGTAACTGGCTGAAGGTCGGCGCCACGCTGTTGGGACTGCTGTTTATTATGTCCAGCGTGGTGGTGATTGGCGCGCAGATAATGGGTTACCACTAAAATGATTGCCCGGCCTACACGATTTCTCAACGCTGTAGGCCGGATGAGCAGTTTTTACTCAGCTTCTTCCTGCTTTTCGGCTTTCGCCCCTTCATTCTTGGCGTTGCGGGTCATCCACAGCGCCAGGGCTTTCAGCGAATCCGGCGTAAATTCGTCACAGCGCGCGGTGATTTCTTCCGGCGTCAGCCAGCAAACTTCACTAACCTCTTCTTCCTGAAGCGCAAACGGTCCGTGGGAAACACAGCTAAACAGCCCGCCCCACACGCGACAGTTCTGGTCTTCAAAATAAAACTGCCCATGCTCGGCAAACGGCACGCCCGCAATCCCCAGTTCCTCTTCCGCTTCACGGCGCGCTGAGTCCAGCAGTTGCTCGTCCGCCTGCACAACACCGCCAGCGGTGGCATCCAGCATGCCGGGCAAAAAATCTTTTGTCTCAGTACGACGCTGAACCAGAATTTTGCCCATACCATCATGCACAACGATATACGTTGCACGATGACGTAAGCGTTGCGCCCGCATTTGTTCCCGGCTGGATTGTGCAATGACTTCGTTGTCTTCGTTCACAATATCCACCCATTCCGTACTTGCCAAACGACGCTGTTCCACCATCAGGAAACCTTCTTTTTTCTTGCGCTCTTACGGCGCGTTTATGTTTGTGGGGTAAATTACGGATTAATCTCGACCTGTGCAATAACACTTTGATCATTGAGTGCCATTACGCTGAGAACATTATCATCCAGAATCCCGAAACTTGCCGCAAAGCCCCCTTTCGGGATGCTTACTGAGCCAGGATTGAAGTGATAAATATCCCCTTGCCGCTCAGCAACGGGCAGATGAGTATGCCCATAAACCAGCACATCTCCCACGTTGAGAGCCGGTATATTTTGTGGGCCAAAAAGATGCCCGTGCGTCAAAAAGAGTCGCTGGTTTTCTGTCAGAATTTGCTGCCACGGCGCGGTCATCGGAAAATTCAGGAGCATCTGATCTACTTCGCTGTCACAATTGCCACGCACCGCGATAATTCGCGCTGCCAGCTCATTCAGCCGATCTGCAACCTGCGCGGGCGCATAGCCTTCCGGTAACGCATTACGCGGCCCGTGGTTTAAAATATCACCCAATATCACCAGCCATTGCGCCCCGCTTGCGGTAAACAGTTCGAGCACGCGTTCCGTGGCTGGCAACGAACCATGAATGTCCGATGCGAACATCAGTTTCATCACTCACTCCTCGTTGAAAAGTACCTTGTAATGATACTGGATTACGCCCCGCTTTTCAGCAGGAACGCTTCGCGGAAAGCGCGATAAAACGCTGGACAGAAGCGCGCTGCCACTGGAAGGCAGCGTATTCCGCAAGTGCCTCTGGAACCTCATCGCCGTTAAGAACCAAACGATTAAGCATTAGCGCTAAATCGCAGTCTGCGATACACCATTCACCAAATAAATTCTGTTTACCGTGGTTCAGTAAACTGCCCGCAGTGGCAAACAATTTTTCCGCACTGGCTTTTCCCGCTTCGCTTAACGGTCCTTTCTTCACGCCAGCAAAAACCACATCCGTTGAGCGTTCTTCACGAATAGGCATCAAATCGCTGCGGATCCACGCCTGAACCTGGCGCGCCCGTGCGCGCTTTTGTACATCGTGTGGGTAGATACGCTCCCACTGCGGCGGCGCAAAACGCTCTTCCAGAAATTCCGTAATCGCTGATGATTCACTCAGCTCAAAACCGTCGATTTCAAGAACAGGCACGCGGCGCGTCAAGGTGTAGCCTTGCCATGAAGGGTGCAAGTGTTCACCGCTATTAAGATCAACGGTTTTCAGCGTAAAAGGCAGCCCTTTCTCTTGCAGAGCAACATAAACAGACAGCACGTAAGGGGAGAAAAAATTGGCATCTGACCACAGCGTAATTGCAGATTTGCTCATAATGTCCTCTGAAGTGTATTGGCTTGCCTTCAAAATATAGAGTCTTTCTCTCGCTGTCACTTGATGAAAACTCACGCACGCCAACAGGTTCTATACTTGTTATGACCCGGTTCATGACAATACGGATGCTGAAAATGATCGATCTCTATTACACGCCATCGCCAAACGGTCACAAAATCACGCTGTTTCTTGAAGAGGCGCAGCTGCAATACCGTTTGATTCATGTCGATATCAGCAAAGGCAGCCAGTTTCGCCCTGATTTTCTGCTGATCTCGCCGAACAATAAAATCCCAGCCATTATCGATAGCGCCCCGGCGGACGGAGGAAGACCCATCAGCCTGTTTGAGTCCGGTGAAATTTTACTCTACCTGGCGGAGAAGAGCGGTAAGCTGCTGAGCGGTGAGTTGCGTGAGCGCCACATCACGCTTCAGTGGCTGTTCTGGCAGGTCAGCGGCTTGGGTCCTATGCTGGGTCAGAATCATCATTTCAGCCACTACGCGCCACAAACGATTCCCTATGCTATCGAAAGATACCAGGTTGAAACCCAGCGCCTGTATAACGTGATGAATAAACGCCTGGAAACGTCACCCTGGCTGGGAGGCGATCACTACAGCATTGCCGATATTGCCTGCTGGCCGTGGATCCACGCCCATCAGCGTCAGCGCATCGACCTCGACAACTACCCGGCGGTCAATAACTGGCATGAGCGTATCCGTACCCGTCCCGCAACCGAACGCGCCATGCAGCAAGCACAGAGTGAGAAGCGGTGACGCAATTCGGTTCTCGTGTATCATGCAGAGGTTCATACATGGAGGAAACCTGCAATGTCACAACCTGACGCTATTATTCGTATAAAAAACCTTCGTCTGCGCACCTTTATCGGCATTAAAGAAGAGGAGATCCTTAACCGCCAGGATATCGTCATCAACATTGCCATTCACTATCCGGCAGACAAAGCTCGAACCAGCGAAGATATCAACGACGCGCTGAATTACCGCACTATTACTAAAAGCATCATTGCCCACGTGGAGGGTAACCGCTTCTCATTGTTAGAAAAATTAACTCAAGATGTGCTCGATATCGCACGCGAACATCACTGGGTCACTTATGCTGAAGTGGAGATAGATAAACTTCACGCATTGCGTTACGCCGACTCAGTTTCTATGTCGCTGAGCTGGCAGCGCTAAAACGTAACCCGGGAGGCGACATGCAGATTCTGATTACCGGCGGTACTGGCCTGATTGGACGTCATCTGATCCCCCGCCTGCTGGAACTGGGGCATCAGATAACCGTAGTGACTCGTTCCCCTGATAAGGCGCGTCAGATTCTCGACTCCCGGGTCACGCTGTCCAAAGGTCTGGCAGAGCGGCAAAACCTCAATGATATTGATGCCGTGATTAACCTTGCCGGAGAGCCAATTGCAGATAAGCGCTGGAGCGCACAGCAAAAGGAACGCCTGTGCCAAAGTCGCTGGGGCATAACGCAGAAGCTGGTCGATTTAATCAATGCCAGCGAGACGCCGCCCGCGGTGCTCATTTCCGGTTCCGCTACCGGTTACTACGGCGATTTGGGCGAAGTTGTGGTTACGGAAGAAGAACCGCCGCATAACGAATTTACCCACAAGCTGTGCGCCCGCTGGGAGCAAATTGCCAGCACTGCGCAAAGCGACAAAACCCGGGTGTGTATGCTGCGTACCGGCGTGGTGCTGGCCTCTGCTGGCGGTATTCTGGCAAAAATGGTCCCGCCGTTTCGTCTTGGCTTAGGTGGACCCATTGGCAACGGACGCCAGTATATGGCCTGGATCCATGTTGATGATATGGTCAACGGAATTATTTGGCTGCTGGATAACGATCTGCGCGGCCCCTTCAATATGGTTTCACCCTATCCGGTTCACAATGAACAGTTTGCTCACGCGTTGGGCCACGCTCTGAACCGCCCTGCGATTCTGCGCGTTCCCGCCAGCGTAATGCGTCTACTGATGGGCGAGTCTTCGGTGCTGGTCCTCGGCGGGCAGCGGGCGTTGCCAAAACGCCTGGAAGCGTCCGGTTTTGCGTTTCGCTGGTACGATTTAGAAGAAGCGCTGGCGGATGTCATCCGATAACCCCTAAGCGCTATTCACAGTCGCCGTTGTGGTGGTAAGGTTATAGACCAGATTTCCGCAATGGCGACGTTATGGCGATAATATCGACTCCCCGACTTACCCTCTCTTTATTTCAATTTTCTGACTGGTCATTTTTCCAGAAACTCCGTGAATGTCCTGAAGTCATGCGTTATATGGGCGACATCGCCCCGGCGAAAGACACGCGTCTGTTATTCGCCAGACGCCTGGCCGCCCAGCATACGTTCGTCATCCGCGAGCATAACAACCCCACCCCGCTTGGCGACATTGGTCTGCAAATCAGTCATTTATACCCGCACGAGGCCGACCTCGGCTACGCCATCTTACCGCAGGCTCAGGGGAAAGGAATTGCCAGCGAAGCCGTCCTCGCGGTGTGTCAGTACGCCTTCGAGCATGCCGGTGTGAAGGCGATAAACGCATACGCACTGGCGGATAACAAGGGCTCAATACGTATTCTGGAAAAAACGGGATTTGTACGTACGCAGGTACTGGAAAAGGCGTATGAGATAGACGGTATCGCCTACGATGACTGGGTGTTCCGGCTG
The Citrobacter arsenatis DNA segment above includes these coding regions:
- the ackA gene encoding acetate kinase translates to MSSKLVLVLNCGSSSLKFAIIDAVNGEEYLSGLAECFHLPEARIKWKMDGGKQEAALGAGAAHSEALNFIVNTILAQKPELSAQLTAIGHRIVHGGEKYTSSVVIDDSVIQGIKDSASFAPLHNPAHLIGIAEALKSFPNLKDKNVAVFDTAFHQTMPEESYLYALPYSLYKEHGVRRYGAHGTSHFFVTQEAAKVLNKPVEELNIITCHLGNGGSVSAIRNGKCVDTSMGLTPLEGLVMGTRSGDIDPAIIFHLHDTLGMSVDQINKMLTKESGLLGLTEVTSDCRYVEDNYATKEDAKRAMDVYCHRLAKYIGSYTALMDGRLDAVVFTGGIGENAAMVRELSLGKLGVLGFEVDHERNLAARFGKSGFINKEGTRPAVVIPTNEELVIAQDASRLTA
- the pta gene encoding phosphate acetyltransferase — encoded protein: MSRIIMLIPTGTSVGLTSVSLGVIRAMERKGVRLSVFKPIAQPRAGGDAPDQTTSIVRANSSLPAAEPLKMSHVESLLSSNQKDVLMEEIIANYHANTKDAEVVLVEGLVPTRKHQFAQSLNYEIAKTLNAEIVFVMSQGTDTPEQLNERIELTRSSFGGAKNTNITGVIVNKLNAPVDEQGRTRPDLSEIFDDSSKAKVIKVDPAKLQESSPLPVLGAVPWSFELIATRAIDMARHLNATIVNEGDINTRRVKSVTFCARSIPHMLEHFRAGSLLVTSADRPDVLVAACLAAMNGVEIGALLLTGGYEMDARITKLCERAFETGLPVFMVNTNTWQTSLSLQSFNLEVPVDDHERIEKVQEYVANYINADWIESLTATSERSRRLSPPAFRYQLTELARKAGKRVVLPEGDEPRTVKAAAICAERGIATCVLLGNPDEITRVAASQGVELGAGVEIVDPDVVRESYVARLVELRKNKGMTETVAREQLEDNVVLGTLMLEQDDVDGLVSGAVHTTANTIRPPLQLIKTAPGSSLVSSVFFMLLPDQVYVYGDCAINPDPTAEQLAEIAIQSADSAIAFGIEPRVAMLSYSTGTSGAGSDVEKVREATRLAQEKRPDLMIDGPLQYDAAVMADVAKSKAPNSPVAGRATVFIFPDLNTGNTTYKAVQRSADLISIGPMLQGMRKPVNDLSRGALVDDIVYTIALTAIQSSQQQQ
- the yfcC gene encoding putative basic amino acid antiporter YfcC; translation: MSAVTETQPAKKWAMPDTLVIIFFVAILTSLATWVVPVGMFDSQEVQYQVDGQTKTRKVVDPHSFRILTNDAGEEQYHRVQFFTTGDERPGLMNFPFEGLTSGSKFGTAVGIIMFMLVIGGAFGIVMRTGTIDNGILALIRHTRGNEVLFIPVLFVLFSLGGAVFGMGEEAVAFAIIIAPLMVRLGYDSITTVLVTYIATQIGFASSWMNPFCVVVAQGIAGVPVLSGSGLRIVVWVVATLIGLTFTLAYAARIKKNPLLSRVHESDRFFREQQDEVVERRFTLGDWLVLLVLTAVMIWVVWGVIVNAWFIPEIASQFFTMGLAIGIIGVVFRLNGMTVNIMASSFTEGARMMIAPALLVGFAKGILLLVGNGEAGEASVLNTLLHSIANGISGLDNAIAAWFMLLFQAVFNFFVTSGSGQAALTMPLLAPLGDLVGVNRQVTVLAFQFGDGFSHIIYPTSASLMATLGVCRVDFRNWLKVGATLLGLLFIMSSVVVIGAQIMGYH
- the yfcD gene encoding NUDIX hydrolase YfcD; this encodes MVEQRRLASTEWVDIVNEDNEVIAQSSREQMRAQRLRHRATYIVVHDGMGKILVQRRTETKDFLPGMLDATAGGVVQADEQLLDSARREAEEELGIAGVPFAEHGQFYFEDQNCRVWGGLFSCVSHGPFALQEEEVSEVCWLTPEEITARCDEFTPDSLKALALWMTRNAKNEGAKAEKQEEAE
- the yfcE gene encoding phosphodiesterase; this encodes MKLMFASDIHGSLPATERVLELFTASGAQWLVILGDILNHGPRNALPEGYAPAQVADRLNELAARIIAVRGNCDSEVDQMLLNFPMTAPWQQILTENQRLFLTHGHLFGPQNIPALNVGDVLVYGHTHLPVAERQGDIYHFNPGSVSIPKGGFAASFGILDDNVLSVMALNDQSVIAQVEINP
- the yfcF gene encoding glutathione transferase: MSKSAITLWSDANFFSPYVLSVYVALQEKGLPFTLKTVDLNSGEHLHPSWQGYTLTRRVPVLEIDGFELSESSAITEFLEERFAPPQWERIYPHDVQKRARARQVQAWIRSDLMPIREERSTDVVFAGVKKGPLSEAGKASAEKLFATAGSLLNHGKQNLFGEWCIADCDLALMLNRLVLNGDEVPEALAEYAAFQWQRASVQRFIALSAKRSC
- the yfcG gene encoding GSH-dependent disulfide bond oxidoreductase produces the protein MIDLYYTPSPNGHKITLFLEEAQLQYRLIHVDISKGSQFRPDFLLISPNNKIPAIIDSAPADGGRPISLFESGEILLYLAEKSGKLLSGELRERHITLQWLFWQVSGLGPMLGQNHHFSHYAPQTIPYAIERYQVETQRLYNVMNKRLETSPWLGGDHYSIADIACWPWIHAHQRQRIDLDNYPAVNNWHERIRTRPATERAMQQAQSEKR
- the folX gene encoding dihydroneopterin triphosphate 2'-epimerase yields the protein MSQPDAIIRIKNLRLRTFIGIKEEEILNRQDIVINIAIHYPADKARTSEDINDALNYRTITKSIIAHVEGNRFSLLEKLTQDVLDIAREHHWVTYAEVEIDKLHALRYADSVSMSLSWQR
- a CDS encoding TIGR01777 family oxidoreductase, translating into MQILITGGTGLIGRHLIPRLLELGHQITVVTRSPDKARQILDSRVTLSKGLAERQNLNDIDAVINLAGEPIADKRWSAQQKERLCQSRWGITQKLVDLINASETPPAVLISGSATGYYGDLGEVVVTEEEPPHNEFTHKLCARWEQIASTAQSDKTRVCMLRTGVVLASAGGILAKMVPPFRLGLGGPIGNGRQYMAWIHVDDMVNGIIWLLDNDLRGPFNMVSPYPVHNEQFAHALGHALNRPAILRVPASVMRLLMGESSVLVLGGQRALPKRLEASGFAFRWYDLEEALADVIR
- a CDS encoding GNAT family N-acetyltransferase, yielding MAIISTPRLTLSLFQFSDWSFFQKLRECPEVMRYMGDIAPAKDTRLLFARRLAAQHTFVIREHNNPTPLGDIGLQISHLYPHEADLGYAILPQAQGKGIASEAVLAVCQYAFEHAGVKAINAYALADNKGSIRILEKTGFVRTQVLEKAYEIDGIAYDDWVFRLEHDVLKL